The genomic segment ATCCATAGGGATAATCCGCTCGATTATCGATACCTGCTTCATCCACATAGACTATCTGGTGAGGATGTTTGGTCTGTAACCGCTCTATAAAGGCTTGGCGTTGCGTTTCATCCCGTTCTCGATAGCCATAGGTCTTTTTTTTCGACTCAATCCTAATTTCTTCAAGGCATCACTGATATTTTGCTGGGTGACATTATCACCCATAATTTAGCCATTTGGGCCTGAGTCTTTCCCCCATGCTCTTGAGCAAATTCACGAAAGCGCTCCCAATCTGTAATTTTGTGGCGAGCTCCTTGCTGGTAGTGGGTAATGGCCTGACAATCACCGGTCGATTCCTCTCGCGCTATCCATAAGTGCAAGGTGTTCCGACTGATGTTTAACATCCGGCATACGTCGACTTTCCGTTCTCCATTCTTGACCGCAGCAATCGCTTTGCAGCGAAGGTCATAACTATAAGGGGCTGGCATACTTCTGCAGTGATAGCTTCTATTTATAGTACTAACACAGTTTCGTAGTGCTATAATACTTCGCACCGTCCTTAACGTTGGAATTGATGGTCGTGACATCTAGCATGATTTATCGAAAAAACCGATTCTTACCTTATTTATAGGAGTGTCACTGGGAAGACCAAAACTGAACATTAAAGCGCTCTGTTCAGATAGAAAGACATAGCACTCCTATCTACGGATTTAGGCAATTTCAAATAAGCACTTAGCTAAAATTAATTACATAATCATCGCCATAGGTTTTCAAAACTCTTTCCACATATTCGACCAAAGATGACCACCCCCAGTAGGCACTCATTTCAATCCACTGATATTTCATGAATTGCCACAGACGCTCAATCAAATTTAGATGGGGAGAATAGCTTGGTAACTCAAACAAGGTAATTCCCCGTTCGGCCCACTCTGCCTTCATCTCATAGATTGCTTGGCTCGTATGGATAGGGGCTTGATCCATCACAATGACGGTGGGCAACTCCACGTCAGTAAAGAAGGTATCAATGCAATGACTGACAACCTCACTGGTGATGGTCTGTTCTGATGTATAAGCATGTAGCCCTTGTCGTCGACTCAAAAACCCCAGAACATTCAAGCGTTTACTTGAACGAGTTGGTATTTCCAGATAAGTCCCTATGGGTTGCCATCCGTAGGGAATACAGGGGACTAACGAAAAACCACTCTCATCCATAAAGAATAGGTGGATGTCTCCCTTCTCTTCTTGTTTCTTGAGATG from the Acaryochloris marina S15 genome contains:
- a CDS encoding IS630 family transposase (programmed frameshift), yielding MSIVRPISTESLRLLHRIYRCSRHHQVRQRAHCLILSAQGGSPYTLASLFSVSPKTVYNWLKAWNNRGFAGLYNRPGRGRKPMFNPDQQQQIYEWTQASPIQLNRVLAQIEQQWSVRVSKATVKRVLKQMDMSWHRFRQGTSGQPLYADYLGKKQQLEHLKKQEEKGDIHLFFMDESGFSLVPCIPYGWQPIGTYLEIPTRSSKRLNVLGFLSRRQGLHAYTSEQTITSEVVSHCIDTFFTDVELPTVIVMDQAPIHTSQAIYEMKAEWAERGITLFELPSYSPHLNLIERLWQFMKYQWIEMSAYWGWSSLVEYVERVLKTYGDDYVINFS